In the genome of Magnolia sinica isolate HGM2019 chromosome 2, MsV1, whole genome shotgun sequence, one region contains:
- the LOC131225685 gene encoding uncharacterized protein LOC131225685, with protein sequence MELLIDSVTRYAVMFFMDGYASYNSIRMGPEDEEAAAFKTSLGIYCYKVMLFGLKNARATYQRAMQKYTITYKPTKAVKGQTVADFLAAHLVTKNETVSNDFPDEQVTLLRIAVHQSITDDENAKIRLKELDLLDEKRLAA encoded by the exons ATGGAACTGCTGATTGACAGCGTGACGCGATATGCTGTCATGTTTTTCATGGATGGTTATGCTAGTTATAATTCAATTAGGATGGgtcctgaagatgaagaagcagcaGCATTCAAAACCTCGTTAGGGATTTATTGCTACAAGGTCATGTTGTTCGGTCTTAAGAATGCTAGAGCGACATACCAAAGGGCAATGCAAa aatacacaattACCTATAAGCCGACGAAAGCAGTGAAGGGGCAAAcagtggcagatttcttggcaGCGCATCTCGTAACGAAAAATGAGACCGTTAGCAATGATTTTCCTGATGAACAG GTCACGTTGCTCAGAATAGcagtgcatcagtcaattacagatgatgaaaatgcaaagataaggTTGAAAGAACTGGACCTACTCGATGAGAAGCGTCTGGCAGCCTAG